In Plasmodium reichenowi strain SY57 chromosome 5, whole genome shotgun sequence, the following proteins share a genomic window:
- a CDS encoding inner membrane complex protein, putative, translating to MENFHLHNMIKMNSTVSLLFGIFLTVIGSIFMAIANTFMKLGLSDSKKKKYMFTNYSCDMKWYIGFIVYCFGSFLHIIALGFAPASTLAPMNSFGLIANAIVANIYLNEKLGKIELISTFGIFFGISICACASFLCETEKVHFNPIHIIESWKNPWYIFYIFVSIFLSFFTLIYLNHEENKIISENEEIYAAKRYVELNVMDEKKQETEDENISSLINSKNITDSANVYPKTIGLAYGFLAGLIGSQCVLEIKEIVAFLHIGLNNKHIYRTPLPHLCFVFLVISIYLQIHFLNVGLTRGEATLVVPTYYVFWTFFGTLGGLVKFNEIENFNFNSIILFLAGFLLTVLFISILAVQEITFLRKYVDKEVPDLPLENLDIHTQVLQNKKLSKQVILNMGLFPVSLLGTTVGRKKFRPLYERFRRTRSILSDTHIGDQHCEYSIDNNIYNAYTLPYDIYNTNTDTFSTKKKKYRHTEPRIENTYIF from the coding sequence atggagaattttcatcttcataatatgataaaaatgaacaGCACTGTGAGCTTACTCTTTGGGATTTTTTTAACAGTAATAGGATCAATATTTATGGCTATAGCAAATACATTTATGAAATTAGGTTTGAGTGATTcgaaaaagaaaaagtaCATGTTTACTAATTATTCTTGTGATATGAAATGGTATATAGGATTTATTGTTTATTGTTTTGGATCctttttacatataattgCCCTAGGTTTTGCCCCTGCCAGTACATTAGCGCCCATGAATTCATTCGGTTTAATAGCCAATGCTATTGTTgctaatatatatttaaatgagAAGTTAGGAAAAATAGAATTAATATCTACATTTGGAATATTTTTTGGTATTAGCATTTGTGCATGTGCTTCCTTTTTGTGTGAAACAGAAAAAGTTCATTTTAATCCTATTCATATAATAGAGAGTTGGAAAAATCCTtggtatattttttatatatttgtttcaatatttctatctttttttacattaatatatttaaatcatgaagaaaataaaataatatcagaaaatgaagaaatatatgCTGCAAAAAGATATGTTGAATTAAATGTAATggatgaaaaaaaacaagaaacagaagatgaaaatattagCTCCTTAATAaatagtaaaaatataactgACAGTGCTAATGTATATCCTAAAACTATTGGTTTAGCATACGGATTTTTAGCCGGATTAATTGGATCCCAATGTGTTttagaaataaaagaaattgTTGCCTTTTTACATATAGGTCTAAATaacaaacatatatatagaacACCTTTACCACACTTATGTTTTGTATTTCTTGTCATTTCTATCTATTTACAAATACATTTCTTAAACGTAGGATTAACCAGAGGTGAAGCAACACTAGTTGTTCCAAcatattatgttttttgGACATTTTTTGGAACATTAGGTGGTTTAGTCAAATTTAACGAAATTGAAAATTTCAATTTTAATTctattatattgtttttagCAGGATTTCTACTCACcgttttatttatatctatttTAGCTGTTCAAGAAATAACATTTTTACGTAAATATGTAGATAAAGAAGTACCCGATTTACCATTAGAAAATTTAGATATACATACACAAgttttacaaaataaaaaattatcaaaacaagttatattaaatatggGTTTATTCCCTGTATCATTACTTGGAACAACTGTtggaagaaaaaaatttcgTCCATTATATGAAAGATTCAGAAGAACCAGAAGTATTCTCTCGGATACACATATTGGTGATCAACATTGTGAATATTCtattgataataatatatacaatgCATATACCCTACCTTATGATATTTACAATACAAATACAGACACATTTAGCActaaaaagaagaaatatagACACACTGAACCAAGAATTgaaaatacatatattttttaa
- a CDS encoding 50S ribosomal protein L17, apicoplast, putative has translation MKIWILFFLFCKSVLNFKLKQNVSNIYIINREPLKYISNKRNTSLLAHTNKNFRKLGRDRAQRRALLRALTTSLLRYGKIVTTEAKAKETRRKVDRIITYAKKHDNNRQYAYRLIANYVYDRELALNVVKQAPVRYKERHGGYTKIKLLPKSRKGDASRMAMLELL, from the exons atgaagatatggatattattttttttgttttgtaAGAGCGTGTTGAATTTTAAATTGAAACAAAATGTGtcaaatatttatataataaatagaGAGCccttaaaatatatatcaaataaaagaaatacTTCATTATTGGCacatacaaataaaaatttcaGGAAATTAGGAAGGGATAGAGCTCAAAGGAGAGCTCTTCTAAGGGCATTAACAACCAgt TTACTGAGGTATGGTAAAATAGTAACGACTGAAGCAAAAGCAAAGGAGACTAGAAGAAAAGTTGATAGAATAATAACATATGCTAAAAAGCATGATAACAATAGGCAATACGCTTATAGATTGATAGCTAATTATGTTTATGATAGAGAATTGGCCCTTAACGTAGTTAAACag GCCCCTGTTAGATATAAAGAAAGACATGGAGGATACACTAAAATTAAGCTTTTACCAAAAAGTAGAAAAGGAGACGCATCAAGAATGGCTATGTTGGAACttctttaa